The window TTCTTTGATTCCTCCAACTTTCCAGTGTCAAAAGTAATTTGATGTTTAACCATTTGCAGATGCTCTCAGAACACCATATGTCACGTAAGTATTTTGTTGATACATATGTGTTGTGTTATTGGCTTAGGTGAGAGTGGAGACATTTGCAACAGACCCAAAGAAAAACATTCCATGGAAGAAGATTCTTAAAATGGGAGAGACTGTGTTCCATCGAACACGCAATCCAGCTGATCGAAAGGACAAATGGAGGAGGCACAACCCTAGCCACTAGTGCTACTATCACGTCgtcattttgtaaataaaaactatatattagaCTTTGGTTTATATTTAATGATGTGATGAATTGTGCGTTCCAACATTGGTCTAAGTCTCAAACGtatgaaaaatttcaaaacaaaacaagagtAAGTATAGGTTCGAGTGTTTAGGTACCCGTTGGTATTCGGGTCAGATATTTTGGATTTGGTTTTAATTTGTAACACACCATAGATCCCGTTTTAGTAAATTTGTGAGTACGGGCCGAGTTCAGATATAAAAAAATCGATTTCGGTTCTAATATGTATCACATCTTAAAATCTATAAAGTAACCATATACCGTTAGGATTCAGGTTATATCAGATTGGTTCGGATTACCCAAagcaaaatctaaaattttaaaacaaagcatAAGAAATACTTCTTaacattatttgagaagtcattTGCCAAATGTACTCTacacaatcaatttcacaaaagaaATGTGACATGTCTACTGAAATGATAACATAGATTATGTCTGAATCTGAGATGGACAATTACACTTACCgtgatttatattttgataagctttttagaatatggtaacaattcatacattacatttaatgttgattaatGTTTGATAAACTTTTTAGAATGTGATAATAACTTATAAATCtcatcattaaatatatatatatatatatattcaaatacgaCATTACAAGTTCTGAAATATTATTGTAATGTATTGTTCACAAGCGTAAAACAAGATCAGCTTGATATCAATGTATTGTCATCATCCAACCAATATTCGGCatggatttcatcattgatttctCTTGTAATCGTTATTGtcaaatcatattttttgacGGGTTAGATTATTTTCTCAAGAGTTTGTTTTGGCTTTCTTGATGCGATATATCATATCAACTATTGTGTTATTGTCTTTGATAGACAATATTGGATAAAAAAAACCTTAGCCGAAAAAATGTTCTGAAATATTACTTAATTCTAATTTTAGaagtatacaattttattactaaaattttcaaaattttctacatttttttaaaaagcttataaatttttaaatcgcaatatcattagtttcttttatatatctacaaattttataaatatttttagttaaaattttgataatcatacaatttttatatcgttttttattaatgttatacaagttgatttaaatatttaaccaaagtaaatagataaaaatctaTCTGagattatacttttatatatactcacatattatcaaatataatttaaaataacaaaaatgtttttatcttaatttttatgtttaatttaattaatttatattaaaatattgataagaaactaataaaatttacaatattaaaaaaatatttttaaatatcatttaaattgaGAAATTTATTAAGCACGTTGTgtaggaaaacacctagtatatatttatttatataaaattagatatataaagtactttatttgaaatttaaatgcTTATCGTAAATatcatatcaaaataatataaaattgaatattgaaatacatattatgcttcaaatatttctattatCACAAGCTCATTTAGCATGatgtaaattttatgttttgtgcAAAGGCTAAAttcaaaataagaaagaaacacAACATTTCAGTAATGGATTCCAGTAACAGAAACCTCAAAACTGATGTTTTTATATCGACAGAAAATGGTATGAACTCGCCAGTTTCCGAGGGACCTACTAGTAACTAATTGCAGCAAAAGAGTATAAACCTTTGTCCCTACCAAATAAACTTTGGACACCATCCTCATGGCTCCACTTGAATGGTCTAAACAAGAACATAGCCATTGTAAACACATTGATACACACAAAAATCGTTCCAGTAAGAAGCCAAGTTGTGTAACCGCTGCTTCTGACACAGGAGTGAAGCATGAAGATATAAAACGGAATGGTGTAATATCTGAACTCGATCAATGGCGTAGGAACAAGAACAGCACATGTAGCTAAGAAATAGACCAACACCCAACAGATCTTGCTTCGAGTTTTTGCTGTCGGATTGAGACAGAACCAAAGTCAAATTCACAATGCCAAAAAAGGAAGATAAAAAAACCATCTCACACAAAAATGATTTGAACATACCTAATAAAGTTAGGATTGAGAACCAGGAATAGACGTAAACCGGGACTAGCATGTATTTCATCAACCAATGAGCGTTGATAATTTTCCTCCATAGATAGAATGGATAGTGGCGATTATCAGCGAGAAGATAAGGATGAGCCAAGCTGCAATTATTTTTCAGAATGAGAGTTTGTAGTGGAAGACCTTAAGAGGTGTTTTGAGAGGTGTCAAGAAACTGAACCTGAAAAAGTGTACAGAGGCAAAACCAGCTACTAGAGCCACAAGAGTTAGTAGAAGGCTTAAGGGCCAATTTCTTCGGAGCTCTTGGAGTAGATTTCTCACTTGCTCTACTGAGAAGTGTAGGGGAGCAGTAAAAAGTGCAGAGACGAGGCTAAAATACATTATCTGCGCAAAATGTGGTGAAACCACATGAGCCTCTTTTGCACCTGCGGATTTTGAAATTGATGGATTAGTAAAAAAGACAACAGAAACATAACTTTCCATTTACAGAAAACGCATATGGATGAATCATACCGAGGACTATACCGCCGTTCCAGAGTATAAAAATACCAAAGGCTACCACAACCACGATGAAAGGGCTGAATTTGAACAAAATCTTCCACTTCATATTCCAAGATGTGGAGATTACATCATAAACATCATAGACTAAGCCTGTATATTGTTTTCATTAAAAGATATGTACAAAAAGACCCTTAGATATTGTAAGAGTAAGGAACACTTATGTTTAACAGTATATATGTCAAACTA of the Brassica napus cultivar Da-Ae unplaced genomic scaffold, Da-Ae ScsIHWf_2059;HRSCAF=2710, whole genome shotgun sequence genome contains:
- the LOC106433532 gene encoding LOW QUALITY PROTEIN: dol-P-Glc:Glc(2)Man(9)GlcNAc(2)-PP-Dol alpha-1,2-glucosyltransferase (The sequence of the model RefSeq protein was modified relative to this genomic sequence to represent the inferred CDS: inserted 2 bases in 2 codons; deleted 1 base in 1 codon) codes for the protein MGRLAIAAITSLWVIPMSIIVNHIVPDPYMDEIFHVPQAQQYCNGNFRSWDPMITTPPGLYYLSLAHVASLFPGMLXMRTTSQSFSEACSTSVLRSTNAVFAVLCGVLVYEIIRFLGXSLSDRKATLMALVMSLYPLHWFFTFLYYTDVASLTTFLAMYLACLRRRYILSAVFGTLAILIRQTNVVWMLFVACSGVLDFTLDSPRKMDDKQKVNKDLHQSIDRKEATLRSNLRNRKPDNNLDTRDSFDRGKSVSSAEDTSGLVYDVYDVISTSWNMKWKILFKFSPFIVVVVAFGIFILWNGGIVLGAKEAHVVSPHFAQIMYFSLVSALFTAPLHFSVEQVRNLLQELRRNWPLSLLLTLVALVAGFASVHFFSLAHPYLLADNRHYPFYLWRKIINAHWLMKYMLVPVYVYSWFSILTLLAKTRSKICWVLVYFLATCAVLVPTPLIEFRYYTIPFYIFMLHSCVRSSGYTTWLLTGTIFVCINVFTMAMFLFRPFKWSHEDGVQSLFGRDKGLYSFAAISY